In one window of Arachis ipaensis cultivar K30076 chromosome B06, Araip1.1, whole genome shotgun sequence DNA:
- the LOC107647429 gene encoding triacylglycerol lipase 2-like: MSLLAITLWLLFFFSSSVVHSGAQGSSRGSLGDGICATSVVVHGYKCQELQVTTADGYILSVQRIPEGRSGNGNNNNNKKQPVIIQHGILVDGMTWLLNGPDQNLPLILADNGFDVWISNTRGTRFSRRHISLDPSTPAYWNWSWEELGRYDLRAVVEYVSNQTGQKIHYIGHSQGTLIALTAFSEGKLVNKLKSAALLSPVAYLSHMTTELLNVAASYGGHLMIKFILRNNDSCKMIYDGHQQFLKIATVILRRLCEIAAKRQPTAHITAVKGWGRNQADI; the protein is encoded by the exons atgtctcTCTTGGCTATTACCCTGtggcttttatttttcttttcatcatctGTGGTTCATTCAGGAGCACAGGGCTCTAGCCGTGGCTCCTTAGGTGATGGCATATGTGCCACTTCTGTTGTTGTTCATGGTTACAAGTGCCAGGAACTTCAA GTTACAACTGCAGATGGGTACATTCTTAGCGTCCAAAGAATCCCAGAAGGTAGAAGTGGCAatgggaataataataataataagaagcaGCCAGTGATAATTCAGCATGGAATATTAGTG GACGGGATGACATGGCTTTTGAACGGTCCAGATCAAAACCTGCCATTGATATTAGCTGATAACGGCTTCGATGTTTGGATTTCTAACACCAGAGGCACCAGATTCAGTCGCCGCCATATCTCATTGGACCCTTCTACTCCG GCGTACTGGAATTGGTCGTGGGAAGAACTGGGTAGGTATGATCTACGTGCTGTTGTGGAGTATGTGTCCAACCAAACAGGACAAAAGATTCATTACATCGGCCATTCACAG GGAACATTGATAGCTTTGACTGCCTTCTCGGAAGGGAAATTGGTGAATAAACTGAAATCAGCGGCATTATTGAGCCCAGTAGCCTATTTGAGTCATATGACCACTGAACTATTAAATGTTGCAGCTAGTTATGGGG GTCATCTAATGATTAAATTTATATTACGCAATAATGATTCATGCAAAATGATATATGATGGCCATCAACAATTTCTTAAGATAGCGACGGTTATTTTGCGGCGGTTGTGTGAAATCGCCGCAAAACGACAACCTACGGCGCATATAACGGCGGTTAAGGGTTGGGGCCGCAATCAGGCCGACATTTAG